One Meiothermus sp. QL-1 DNA segment encodes these proteins:
- the rpsS gene encoding 30S ribosomal protein S19: MPRSLKKGVFVDSHLLEKIEALNAKGEKRVIKTWSRRSTIVPEMVGHTLAVYNGKQHVPVYITEQMVGHKLGEFSPTRTYRGHGKEAKTAKK; this comes from the coding sequence ATGCCGCGTAGCTTGAAAAAAGGAGTCTTCGTGGACAGCCACCTGCTTGAGAAAATCGAGGCGCTAAACGCCAAGGGCGAGAAGCGGGTGATCAAGACCTGGAGCCGCCGCAGCACCATTGTGCCCGAGATGGTGGGGCACACCCTGGCGGTCTACAACGGCAAGCAGCACGTGCCGGTTTACATCACCGAGCAGATGGTGGGGCACAAGCTGGGAGAGTTCTCGCCCACCCGTACCTACCGGGGCCACGGTAAAGAGGCCAAGACCGCTAAGAAGTGA